Proteins from one Mucilaginibacter jinjuensis genomic window:
- a CDS encoding LacI family DNA-binding transcriptional regulator produces the protein MMGGEKETTIYDIADKLNISAATVSRALKDHPRVNKNTKKLIIKTAAEMGYRSNSFASNLRKKSSNIIGLIVPRLNSNFMSDVIAGIEKVLNNNGYNLFISQSLETMTKEISNANAMLVNRVDGLMVSLAYDTTNIDHFEPFIKRNIPIIFFDRVFEQDACPQIYIDNYKAGYEITSHLIKQGSKRIVHITASQLRKVYADRLAGYRKALEDNGIEFNDDLVIINNLSSEAGHEAANHILQMDPLPDGVFSANDICAVSCMQTLKKNGISLPADMAFAGFNNDPLTCVIEPNLTTINYKGYEMGEVAAKQMISRLMSKDELEPAHSLILKYELIVRESSLRGNHNSPNNTLNEPQS, from the coding sequence ATGATGGGTGGAGAAAAAGAAACAACGATTTATGACATAGCCGACAAGCTGAATATTTCTGCAGCTACGGTGAGCCGCGCCCTGAAAGATCATCCACGGGTTAATAAAAACACCAAAAAGTTGATCATTAAAACGGCTGCCGAAATGGGCTACCGCTCCAACTCGTTCGCCAGTAATTTGCGTAAAAAAAGTAGCAATATCATCGGGCTTATTGTGCCGAGACTGAACAGTAATTTCATGTCTGATGTTATTGCCGGTATCGAGAAGGTTTTGAATAATAACGGCTACAATCTCTTCATCAGCCAATCGCTCGAAACCATGACCAAGGAAATATCAAATGCTAATGCGATGCTGGTTAACCGGGTTGATGGGTTGATGGTTTCGCTGGCTTATGATACCACCAATATCGATCACTTCGAACCTTTTATTAAACGCAATATCCCGATCATATTTTTCGACCGGGTTTTTGAACAGGATGCTTGTCCGCAAATCTATATTGATAATTATAAGGCAGGTTACGAAATAACCTCGCACCTTATTAAACAGGGATCTAAGCGCATTGTACATATTACGGCCAGCCAGTTACGTAAGGTTTATGCCGATCGTTTAGCAGGTTACAGAAAGGCACTGGAAGATAACGGCATTGAGTTTAACGACGACCTGGTGATCATTAACAACCTGAGCAGCGAGGCCGGGCACGAGGCAGCCAACCATATCTTACAAATGGATCCCCTACCCGATGGCGTATTTTCTGCCAATGATATTTGTGCTGTAAGCTGTATGCAAACACTAAAAAAGAACGGCATTAGCTTACCTGCTGATATGGCTTTCGCAGGTTTTAACAACGACCCGCTTACCTGTGTAATAGAACCCAACTTGACTACCATTAATTACAAGGGCTACGAAATGGGCGAAGTGGCCGCCAAACAAATGATTAGTCGCTTGATGAGCAAAGATGAGCTTGAGCCTGCCCATAGCTTAATACTTAAATACGAACTGATTGTGCGCGAATCATCGCTCCGCGGCAATCATAATTCCCCTAATAATACTTTAAATGAACCTCAAAGCTAA